One part of the Spirochaetota bacterium genome encodes these proteins:
- a CDS encoding Ig-like domain-containing protein: MIKYHKIPLFYFVIFIMIGCVIKCSDDNGSFQFIPPLDTIPPTVSISPESGTTIGCNQKIIITLNESADINKLELDGDLASESDGGTWSSATYENDTLTISPNSAWSEGIGRTLIIRCSDLAANPLNETLNLTYNVDAGSPTVIDVMPADLLIGTTQTIEINFSESMSNSSLSISGDMSADDYLVSWSNRSSTNDRLTITPDPEWTQGLGKTLIIDCDDLVGFPLTQFNLTYDIDAGVPSATETPATGSIVDVSEVIIITFSESMDTKSLLISGDISSDDYLITWSNGIFDNDRLIITPNVKWTEGIGRTLIIDCDDLVGYSLPHLNLTYDVDAGAPTATESPLSGSIIDILQPVVITFSESMNTDSLSIGGTIVSESDGGVWSSVVHINDTLTISPDTEWAEALGRTLMISCDDLVGRPVATLNLTYNVDAGAPTATSSPPSGSIIDVSDVIEVTFSESMDIGSLSIGGTMASECNSVWTNNDKILTINPSTVWTEGIGRTLTVSCDDLVGYPVAALNLIYNVDAGAPTAIASPDSGSIINLSDAIIITFSESMDVDSLSIGGTMAPEGVGIWTDIDQTLTISPTTEWSKGLGRTLTIDCEDLVGNGVATINLTYDVDGGNPTATVSPVSGSLIIDTSQAIVISFSESMDSDSLTIGGTMTSECDSGVWSTEIYMNDTLTINPTTEWSEGIGKTLTIDCEDLVGYPVGTLNLIYDVNSLSISGTVSIEGTGLEGVEITLTGPVTMETITNSSGEYSFRDIMNGTYQVIPSKTGYDFLPVEIIVIVDNDDVSAQDFLADIIKWQLTYGGTYGDVANSIQQTSDGGYIVAGYSESYGAGGKDFWVLKLDPYGIVEWDYTYGGASDDVAESIQQTSDGGYIVAGYTESYGAGGQDSWVIKLNENGIIEWSPTFGDTGNDYAKSVQQTSDGGFVVSGSKYDVSATYYDMWVIKLNSDGSQNWEETYGGNTSDYANSIQQTSDEGYIVAGYTFSFMASGGGGAEFYIIKLNDIGIQQWSQVYGGNANDFAESIAQTSPDNGYIVAGRTNSFTAVNFDVWIIKLDGDGIDEWTGIYGDSNYDKAYSIQQTSDGGYITVGETNSTLSGEFEYLMLKLNDDGSQNWQTTYSIPECSAFGRSVQQTIEGGYIVCGSVDQSSSTTIQDILILKVDNNGNL, from the coding sequence ATGATTAAATACCATAAAATACCATTGTTTTATTTTGTTATTTTTATTATGATTGGGTGTGTAATAAAATGTAGCGATGATAACGGCAGCTTTCAATTTATTCCACCACTAGACACTATTCCACCAACTGTTTCCATTTCACCTGAGAGTGGAACAACTATTGGTTGCAACCAAAAAATTATTATTACACTCAATGAATCAGCGGATATAAACAAACTCGAATTAGACGGAGATTTGGCATCAGAGAGCGATGGTGGAACATGGTCATCTGCGACTTATGAGAACGATACCTTAACCATAAGCCCAAATAGCGCATGGTCAGAGGGGATAGGAAGGACTTTAATCATCAGGTGTTCCGATCTCGCCGCAAATCCATTAAATGAAACATTAAATCTTACCTATAATGTTGATGCAGGCTCACCGACTGTAATTGATGTGATGCCGGCAGATCTACTAATTGGGACAACACAAACTATTGAGATTAACTTTAGCGAATCGATGAGCAATAGTTCTCTTTCAATCAGCGGAGATATGTCAGCAGATGATTATTTAGTCTCATGGTCAAACAGATCATCCACTAATGATAGGTTAACGATCACGCCTGATCCTGAATGGACACAGGGACTTGGGAAAACACTAATAATAGACTGTGATGATCTAGTTGGGTTCCCACTTACTCAATTTAATTTGACATATGATATAGATGCTGGCGTACCAAGCGCGACAGAAACTCCTGCAACGGGCTCTATTGTTGATGTATCGGAGGTTATAATAATTACCTTTAGCGAATCTATGGACACTAAATCTCTATTGATCAGTGGAGATATATCATCGGATGATTATCTAATTACATGGTCAAATGGAATATTTGATAACGACCGGCTTATAATTACACCTAATGTTAAATGGACAGAGGGAATAGGCAGGACGCTAATAATTGACTGTGATGATCTTGTTGGGTATTCACTTCCACATTTAAATTTGACCTATGATGTAGATGCAGGTGCGCCAACTGCAACAGAGTCGCCTTTAAGTGGATCAATTATAGATATATTACAACCTGTTGTGATTACCTTCAGTGAATCGATGAACACAGATTCCCTCTCAATTGGAGGGACTATAGTATCTGAAAGTGATGGTGGAGTATGGTCATCTGTGGTCCACATAAACGATACGCTAACCATAAGCCCAGATACTGAATGGGCAGAAGCGTTGGGAAGGACATTAATGATATCCTGTGATGATCTTGTTGGCAGGCCTGTCGCAACCTTAAATTTGACATATAATGTAGATGCAGGCGCACCGACTGCGACGAGCTCGCCACCGAGTGGTTCGATTATAGATGTATCGGATGTTATTGAGGTCACATTTAGTGAATCAATGGACATTGGTTCTCTCTCAATTGGGGGTACGATGGCATCTGAGTGTAATAGTGTATGGACAAATAATGACAAAATCCTAACCATTAACCCAAGTACGGTATGGACAGAGGGGATAGGCAGGACATTAACAGTATCCTGTGACGATCTGGTAGGATATCCTGTTGCAGCCTTAAACTTAATCTATAATGTTGATGCAGGCGCACCGACTGCAATAGCATCTCCAGATAGTGGTTCTATCATAAATCTATCTGATGCGATTATAATCACCTTTAGCGAGTCGATGGATGTAGATTCTCTTTCAATTGGGGGCACGATGGCACCTGAGGGTGTTGGTATATGGACAGATATTGATCAAACGCTAACCATAAGCCCAACTACTGAATGGTCAAAAGGGCTAGGAAGAACATTAACAATAGACTGTGAGGATCTAGTTGGCAATGGAGTCGCCACAATAAACTTGACCTATGATGTGGATGGAGGAAATCCGACTGCTACAGTGTCACCTGTTAGTGGTTCACTTATTATTGATACATCACAAGCTATTGTGATTTCCTTCAGTGAATCCATGGACTCAGATAGTCTTACAATCGGGGGTACGATGACATCTGAATGCGATAGCGGTGTATGGTCAACTGAAATTTATATGAATGATACGCTAACCATAAACCCAACCACTGAATGGTCAGAGGGAATCGGGAAGACATTAACAATAGACTGTGAGGATCTAGTTGGTTATCCAGTAGGGACACTGAACTTGATTTATGATGTAAATTCCCTATCAATTTCAGGCACTGTTTCAATTGAAGGAACGGGATTGGAGGGTGTTGAAATAACCCTTACTGGCCCTGTGACAATGGAAACAATAACTAACTCATCAGGCGAGTATTCCTTCAGAGATATTATGAATGGAACATACCAAGTAATTCCATCTAAAACTGGTTATGATTTTTTACCTGTAGAAATTATAGTTATTGTTGATAATGATGATGTAAGCGCCCAGGATTTTCTTGCGGATATAATAAAATGGCAACTTACATATGGTGGCACCTATGGGGATGTAGCAAACTCAATTCAACAAACTTCTGATGGTGGATACATTGTTGCTGGATATTCGGAATCTTATGGAGCTGGAGGAAAAGACTTTTGGGTACTTAAGCTTGATCCTTATGGTATTGTTGAATGGGATTATACCTATGGAGGAGCGTCTGATGACGTTGCAGAATCTATTCAGCAAACCTCTGATGGAGGTTACATTGTTGCTGGATATACTGAATCCTATGGCGCTGGAGGACAGGACTCCTGGGTGATCAAACTTAATGAAAATGGTATTATTGAATGGTCACCAACATTTGGTGATACTGGCAATGACTATGCAAAATCAGTTCAGCAAACCTCTGACGGAGGTTTTGTTGTATCTGGTTCAAAATATGATGTTAGTGCCACTTATTATGATATGTGGGTAATAAAACTCAACTCTGATGGTAGTCAAAACTGGGAAGAGACCTATGGCGGCAACACCAGTGATTATGCAAATTCAATTCAACAGACCTCTGATGAAGGATATATCGTTGCTGGATATACCTTTTCTTTTATGGCTAGTGGAGGTGGAGGTGCTGAATTCTATATAATAAAACTTAATGATATCGGCATTCAACAATGGAGTCAGGTGTATGGTGGTAATGCAAATGACTTTGCTGAATCAATAGCACAAACCTCCCCTGATAACGGATACATCGTTGCAGGAAGAACAAATTCTTTTACTGCCGTTAATTTTGATGTTTGGATAATAAAACTTGATGGAGATGGGATTGATGAATGGACAGGAATCTATGGAGACAGTAATTATGATAAAGCATACTCGATTCAACAGACATCAGATGGAGGATATATAACTGTTGGAGAGACAAACTCAACATTGAGTGGAGAATTTGAGTATTTGATGCTGAAACTCAATGACGATGGCAGTCAGAATTGGCAAACGACCTATAGCATTCCAGAATGTAGTGCATTTGGTCGATCAGTTCAGCAGACTATAGAAGGCGGGTATATTGTATGTGGATCTGTAGACCAAAGCAGTAGTACAACAATCCAAGATATATTAATACTCAAAGTTGATAATAATGGTAATTTATAA
- a CDS encoding cyclic nucleotide-binding domain-containing protein, translating into MLMSKILLALIPIPLFYLIYLRYFIYKPEYVKHLESFLYGVALALLLKLGTPFIYSLFPFTDLALDGFLKAALIEKIGAFCLIYLVHRYYPNFSIMESVVSAMMLGIGFSLVENVFYAINFGSSIIILRLIVSVPVHLTTCGFIGYYLGLRRLSETPVYRKQYIAKALLIPILLHGIFDTSLIVGGKMIYFVCPFLIIFVLILEVMIARIHTIFPMDVLDAMNLRFEDWLTIDRQPHFERWILNSMGTQNTISIPFFRWKREAFTWVMMFFFITVAVVMLLFQDSIMQFLSLSLKQDEQFIIMGLFPTSIGLILLLVGAINPQFFEESVIRIPVISDVVLYNDTNHHMEETFVTFDITAANCFLRTSEPLGLGTEFNLLFECASFVSPEARGTVVWENFTNDQAPKGSLIRLTCLPKGFITFLARYYIFRFTKGIAFNLKMPGFEVIRKFFMRPITTMQNEKSLKSNTIIYKEEEKGNKFYLIKKGRVLFYKKKKSGDIIVMDTAEVGEIFGEMSVLGNYPRSETAVCGTDCLLAVAERDNLDALIRNNPDFALSLIKKLADRVNMSEKVLSENIFTLERQRRESQQLFHVAMLFILTGLGYNPEGDNINLKLDLAKIAGIIRNIDDEVASEIINLVMRKQSSLFDGMNDISDEIFQELEIISSRFDVDINF; encoded by the coding sequence ATGTTAATGAGCAAAATCCTTTTAGCGTTAATTCCTATACCATTATTCTATCTGATCTACCTTCGCTATTTTATTTATAAACCGGAATATGTTAAACATCTTGAATCATTCCTCTATGGTGTAGCGCTTGCTCTTCTATTAAAATTAGGTACACCATTTATATACTCACTGTTCCCCTTTACGGATTTGGCTTTGGATGGATTTCTTAAAGCAGCCTTAATTGAAAAAATCGGAGCCTTCTGTCTTATATATCTTGTACATCGGTATTATCCAAATTTTAGTATTATGGAATCTGTAGTTTCTGCTATGATGTTAGGAATCGGATTTTCATTGGTTGAGAATGTATTTTATGCAATTAATTTCGGTTCTTCTATAATAATATTGAGATTGATTGTATCAGTTCCTGTACATCTTACAACTTGCGGATTTATCGGCTATTATCTTGGTCTTAGACGATTGAGTGAGACGCCTGTATATAGAAAACAGTATATTGCTAAAGCGTTATTGATACCAATTCTCCTACATGGCATTTTTGATACGAGTCTAATCGTTGGTGGCAAAATGATCTATTTTGTCTGTCCCTTTTTGATCATCTTTGTCCTGATATTGGAGGTTATGATAGCTCGTATACATACGATTTTTCCAATGGATGTGCTGGATGCTATGAACCTCCGTTTTGAGGATTGGCTAACAATTGATAGACAACCACATTTTGAAAGATGGATACTGAATTCCATGGGTACTCAGAATACAATAAGTATCCCTTTTTTTAGATGGAAACGAGAAGCATTCACATGGGTAATGATGTTCTTCTTTATAACTGTTGCAGTAGTTATGCTATTATTTCAGGATAGTATTATGCAATTTTTGAGCTTATCGCTAAAACAAGATGAGCAATTTATTATCATGGGATTATTCCCCACTTCCATCGGTTTAATTCTGCTGCTTGTTGGAGCAATTAATCCACAATTTTTTGAGGAGAGTGTTATACGCATACCAGTTATCTCTGATGTTGTTCTTTATAATGATACAAATCATCATATGGAAGAGACCTTTGTTACCTTTGATATTACAGCCGCGAACTGTTTCCTGAGAACCTCTGAGCCACTTGGACTTGGAACTGAGTTTAATCTATTATTTGAATGCGCCTCCTTTGTATCACCAGAGGCAAGAGGCACAGTTGTCTGGGAGAACTTTACAAATGATCAGGCTCCAAAGGGCTCATTAATAAGGCTTACATGCCTCCCGAAGGGTTTTATTACTTTTTTAGCAAGATACTATATATTCAGGTTTACAAAAGGTATCGCATTCAATCTGAAGATGCCAGGATTTGAGGTGATACGCAAATTTTTTATGAGACCCATTACAACAATGCAAAATGAAAAATCATTAAAATCGAATACTATAATATATAAAGAAGAAGAAAAGGGGAATAAATTCTATTTGATTAAAAAGGGTAGAGTGCTATTCTATAAAAAAAAGAAATCTGGAGATATAATAGTAATGGATACAGCAGAGGTAGGTGAGATTTTTGGCGAAATGTCAGTGCTTGGGAATTATCCTAGGTCAGAAACCGCAGTCTGTGGAACAGATTGCCTTTTAGCAGTAGCAGAAAGGGATAATTTAGATGCCCTTATTAGGAATAATCCGGATTTTGCTCTCTCATTAATAAAAAAATTAGCGGATCGTGTAAACATGTCTGAAAAGGTTTTATCTGAAAACATATTTACTCTGGAAAGACAGAGGAGGGAGAGTCAACAGTTGTTTCATGTTGCCATGTTATTTATACTCACTGGGCTTGGTTACAACCCTGAAGGTGATAATATTAACTTAAAACTAGACCTTGCTAAAATAGCAGGGATTATTAGAAATATTGATGATGAGGTTGCTTCCGAAATTATCAACCTTGTAATGAGAAAACAGAGTAGTCTATTTGATGGAATGAATGATATTAGTGATGAAATATTTCAAGAACTTGAGATAATTTCTTCAAGATTTGATGTTGATATAAATTTTTAA
- a CDS encoding FAD-dependent oxidoreductase — MKLDMLFSPIKIRNMEVKNRIVMPAMGTFYTLDGTITERFQQYYLRRARGGVGLMIVGPMAMDKAGGGPFMIGIEEDRFVPSMTKFIEELHQVSDLKVAAQLYQAGRYAYSFVTGMPSLSASAIPSKLTKETPREMTQEDISDTINNYIASAKRVKESGFDAVEILACTGYLICQFLSPITNNRTDKYGGSLENRMRFPLEIISAVRGAIGNDFPVIARVAGNDFMPGSLTNKEARVVCKEFQNAGIDAINVTGGWHETRVPQLTSNVPRGAFVYLAQGIKEAVSIPVFASNRLGDPFLADKTIRQGSADMICWGRPLLADPDIPNKSREGRFNEIIHCISCNQACFDNIFSGKPVSCMVNPCVGREGEEEYNPKPAEKIKRVLVIGGGPSGMKAAVTAANRGHNVHLWERSTQLGGQINIASLPLGKREFANVVKDLSSQLQLSGVETMLETEATAERIKKENFDVVIVATGAVQVKPSIPGMDKPHVIGAWEALADPIRTNHHVVVIGGNGTGLETALEIAKVGTIEPEIVAFLLENEGEDLNALSEALTHGTREVTVIEMLSKMGADIGRTFRWSLIQDLRRHGIAMMSDSKVIAIEDDHVMVDTEEGQKNILANTVVIATGVKPLNQLYDDIKDIAEEVYLIGDAKSPRKILDAIVEGYEVGLNI, encoded by the coding sequence ATGAAATTAGACATGCTCTTTTCACCAATAAAAATAAGAAACATGGAAGTAAAGAATAGAATTGTGATGCCAGCAATGGGCACTTTTTATACTCTTGATGGAACAATAACCGAGAGATTTCAGCAGTATTACCTACGGCGTGCTAGGGGTGGCGTGGGTTTGATGATTGTCGGACCAATGGCGATGGATAAGGCAGGTGGAGGTCCCTTTATGATTGGTATTGAAGAAGATAGGTTCGTTCCTTCAATGACAAAATTTATAGAGGAATTACACCAGGTTAGCGATCTGAAGGTTGCAGCTCAGCTTTACCAAGCCGGTAGGTATGCATACTCCTTTGTTACAGGGATGCCATCATTGTCAGCTTCGGCTATACCATCAAAGCTTACAAAGGAGACTCCCCGAGAGATGACGCAGGAAGATATTAGTGATACTATCAATAATTACATAGCTTCAGCAAAAAGGGTAAAAGAATCAGGATTTGATGCAGTGGAAATATTGGCTTGTACTGGTTACCTCATCTGTCAGTTCCTATCCCCGATAACCAACAATCGTACAGATAAGTATGGCGGTTCCCTTGAAAATAGGATGCGCTTTCCACTGGAGATAATATCCGCAGTAAGAGGTGCAATTGGCAATGATTTTCCAGTGATAGCCAGGGTCGCAGGGAATGATTTTATGCCAGGATCCTTGACAAACAAGGAAGCAAGAGTTGTTTGTAAGGAATTCCAAAATGCCGGGATTGATGCAATTAATGTCACAGGCGGTTGGCATGAAACACGAGTCCCACAACTTACGAGCAATGTCCCAAGGGGAGCATTTGTCTACCTTGCTCAGGGAATAAAGGAAGCTGTATCTATACCTGTATTCGCATCCAATCGATTAGGCGATCCATTTCTAGCGGATAAAACAATCCGTCAGGGATCTGCTGATATGATCTGCTGGGGAAGACCTCTTTTGGCTGATCCTGATATCCCCAACAAATCCAGAGAAGGTCGATTTAACGAGATAATTCATTGTATAAGCTGCAATCAAGCGTGTTTTGACAATATATTCTCAGGTAAACCTGTATCATGCATGGTAAATCCATGTGTTGGTAGGGAAGGGGAGGAAGAATATAATCCCAAACCGGCTGAAAAGATTAAAAGAGTTTTAGTAATTGGTGGAGGCCCCTCTGGTATGAAGGCTGCTGTAACAGCAGCAAATAGGGGTCATAATGTACATCTTTGGGAGAGATCAACTCAATTGGGAGGACAGATTAACATCGCTTCACTACCCCTTGGGAAACGTGAGTTTGCCAATGTTGTAAAAGATTTAAGTAGTCAACTTCAGCTTTCCGGTGTTGAGACTATGTTGGAGACAGAAGCAACAGCGGAGCGGATCAAGAAAGAAAATTTTGATGTAGTAATAGTTGCAACAGGGGCAGTTCAGGTTAAACCCTCTATTCCAGGTATGGATAAGCCGCATGTCATTGGTGCCTGGGAAGCCCTGGCTGATCCGATTAGGACCAACCACCATGTTGTTGTTATTGGTGGTAATGGAACTGGGCTTGAAACAGCCCTTGAGATTGCCAAGGTAGGGACAATTGAGCCTGAAATTGTAGCTTTTCTCCTTGAGAATGAGGGTGAGGACTTGAACGCTCTTTCAGAGGCACTTACACATGGGACACGCGAGGTTACAGTCATAGAGATGCTTTCAAAAATGGGTGCAGACATTGGAAGGACATTTCGATGGTCACTTATTCAAGATTTAAGGAGACATGGGATTGCCATGATGTCCGACTCAAAGGTAATTGCAATAGAGGACGATCATGTAATGGTAGATACTGAGGAAGGACAAAAAAATATTTTAGCCAATACTGTTGTAATAGCTACTGGAGTAAAACCTCTAAACCAATTATACGATGATATCAAGGACATAGCAGAAGAAGTATATCTAATAGGAGATGCTAAATCACCGCGTAAAATCCTTGATGCTATTGTTGAAGGGTACGAGGTGGGACTGAATATTTAG
- a CDS encoding acyl-CoA dehydrogenase family protein: MDFELTKKQRLARKIAREFAENELAPTAEVRDEKMEFPRDAIKEMAKLGFLGISIPKEYGGCELDSISYVLIIEEIAKACASTAIIVSVHNSVCAYPILVLGTDEQKMKYLPELTSGRMLGAFALTEPNAGSDAASIETTAEFKGDHYLLNGTKNFITNGESSDIVIVMASTDRSKRGKGITSFIIEKGFSGLKVGKKENKIGLRSSDTCGLVFEDCMVPVENVLGTVGEGLQTALSTLTFGRVGVAAQALGVAGCSMKECIKYAKSRKQFGRPIGDFQAIQWMIADMATEIEAARYLIFKAAMLKDQGESFALEGPMAKLYATEVAMRIATKAIQVHGGYGCIKGHRVERCFRDAKILEIYEGTSEIQRLIIARNVIR; the protein is encoded by the coding sequence ATGGATTTTGAACTTACAAAAAAGCAAAGATTGGCAAGAAAAATAGCCCGTGAATTTGCAGAAAATGAGCTTGCACCAACCGCGGAAGTCCGTGACGAAAAGATGGAATTTCCCAGGGATGCTATTAAGGAGATGGCCAAACTCGGTTTTTTAGGAATCAGTATACCTAAGGAATATGGTGGGTGTGAACTCGATAGCATAAGCTATGTGTTGATAATTGAAGAGATTGCAAAGGCCTGCGCTTCAACCGCAATTATTGTTTCTGTACATAATTCAGTGTGTGCATACCCTATATTAGTACTGGGAACGGATGAACAGAAGATGAAGTACCTTCCAGAGCTTACAAGCGGGAGGATGCTTGGAGCCTTTGCCCTTACAGAACCCAATGCTGGATCTGATGCAGCCTCAATCGAGACTACAGCGGAGTTCAAGGGTGATCACTATCTGCTTAATGGCACCAAAAACTTTATAACCAATGGAGAGTCGTCTGATATAGTTATTGTTATGGCATCAACTGATCGTTCAAAGCGAGGGAAGGGGATTACTTCCTTCATTATTGAGAAGGGCTTTAGCGGATTGAAGGTAGGGAAAAAGGAGAACAAGATTGGTCTAAGATCATCAGATACTTGTGGATTAGTCTTTGAAGACTGTATGGTGCCAGTGGAGAATGTTCTTGGTACTGTTGGAGAAGGGTTACAAACAGCGCTCAGCACATTGACCTTTGGCAGGGTTGGGGTTGCTGCACAGGCGTTAGGTGTTGCTGGATGTTCGATGAAGGAATGTATTAAGTATGCTAAATCTAGAAAGCAGTTTGGGAGACCGATTGGAGATTTTCAAGCAATCCAGTGGATGATTGCTGATATGGCTACAGAGATTGAAGCGGCAAGATATCTAATTTTTAAAGCAGCAATGCTGAAAGACCAAGGGGAATCCTTTGCATTAGAGGGACCCATGGCAAAGCTGTATGCCACAGAGGTCGCAATGCGAATCGCCACAAAAGCTATTCAGGTTCATGGCGGTTATGGATGTATAAAGGGGCATAGGGTTGAGCGTTGTTTTCGAGATGCTAAAATATTGGAAATATATGAAGGCACCTCAGAGATTCAGCGCCTGATTATAGCCAGAAATGTTATTAGATAA
- a CDS encoding electron transfer flavoprotein subunit beta/FixA family protein: MKELNIIVTIKQVQDASKIKIDPKTNSLIREGVPSFINPEDLNAVEAALCLREKHGARITVLTMGPSQAEEALEEVIAMGADRGILLTDRAFAGSDTLITAFAISRAIMKMKDFDLILCGRQAIDGDTAQVGPQIAGFLDLPQATYASEITLDDDHFIVKRELEDCAELIRLRYPALITVTTEINRPRYPALNNIGIACDGSRISQWSIADLQIPQSMLGLNASPTIVRDIFEPDRNKKCEFISGNETEMVNDLLDKLRELNFIQN, translated from the coding sequence GTGAAGGAATTAAATATAATAGTTACGATTAAACAGGTTCAGGACGCGAGCAAGATCAAGATCGATCCTAAAACAAATTCCCTGATTAGAGAAGGTGTTCCAAGTTTTATCAATCCGGAGGACTTGAATGCTGTTGAGGCAGCGCTATGCCTCAGGGAAAAGCATGGTGCTAGGATTACTGTCTTGACAATGGGGCCTTCTCAGGCGGAGGAAGCCCTGGAAGAGGTTATAGCAATGGGAGCTGATAGAGGGATTCTCCTTACCGATAGGGCCTTCGCTGGATCAGATACACTAATTACTGCATTTGCCATATCTAGAGCAATAATGAAGATGAAGGATTTCGATCTTATCCTATGTGGACGACAGGCAATAGATGGAGATACAGCTCAGGTTGGTCCTCAAATTGCGGGTTTTCTTGATCTACCTCAGGCTACCTATGCTTCAGAAATTACACTTGATGATGATCACTTTATTGTCAAAAGAGAACTTGAAGATTGCGCTGAATTAATTAGACTAAGATATCCCGCCCTTATTACTGTCACTACAGAGATTAATCGACCAAGATATCCAGCATTAAATAATATAGGAATTGCCTGTGATGGCAGCAGAATCAGTCAATGGTCAATTGCAGATCTACAAATACCGCAGTCCATGCTAGGTTTGAACGCATCTCCTACCATTGTTAGGGATATATTTGAGCCAGACAGGAATAAAAAATGCGAATTTATCTCAGGTAATGAAACAGAGATGGTAAACGATCTTTTAGATAAATTAAGAGAGTTGAATTTTATTCAAAACTGA
- a CDS encoding electron transfer flavoprotein subunit alpha gives MIVFKTEKCKGCMQCVNACLFEGIKVDNRFPVLTDRCTGCEACINFCDEDAIVITGEKTKRKHDIDSYSGIWVIAEQRDGNIHNVTLELLGKAQELAKTRKSEVSAVIIGNELNGAVDKLIEHGADRVYISNAPFLAHYRTTPYVRVISDLIKKHKPEVVLLGATSIGRDLAPRLASNVRTGLTADCTGLKISSDGRLFQTKPAFGGNIMATIVTPEHRPQMSTVRPGVMRSAILAGRRGEVVNVEAKRHTTDDFVRIIHTIRKKKGKVDLEKAKIIVSGGRGLEAPSNFSMLNELANILSGEVGASRGAIEEGWVPESYQIGQTGKTVRPKLYIACGISGAIQHLAGMENSDFIIAINKDPNAPIFKTADLALVGDIKRIIPELISRLS, from the coding sequence ATGATTGTTTTTAAAACTGAAAAATGCAAGGGGTGTATGCAATGTGTTAATGCATGTCTTTTTGAAGGCATAAAAGTTGATAATAGGTTTCCTGTTTTAACAGATCGCTGTACAGGATGTGAGGCCTGTATAAATTTTTGTGATGAGGATGCTATTGTAATAACAGGGGAGAAGACTAAGAGAAAACATGATATTGATTCATATAGTGGTATTTGGGTGATTGCCGAACAGAGGGATGGAAATATTCACAATGTGACTCTCGAATTATTAGGTAAGGCTCAAGAACTTGCAAAAACCCGTAAATCAGAGGTATCGGCTGTCATAATTGGCAATGAGTTAAATGGTGCTGTGGATAAATTAATAGAGCATGGGGCTGATAGGGTCTATATTTCCAATGCGCCCTTTCTCGCTCACTACAGGACAACCCCATATGTGCGAGTAATTTCTGATCTTATAAAAAAACATAAGCCTGAGGTTGTGCTATTAGGAGCCACCTCAATTGGTCGTGATCTGGCTCCAAGACTTGCGAGCAATGTTAGAACGGGTCTTACTGCAGACTGTACCGGATTGAAAATATCTTCAGATGGTAGGCTTTTTCAGACCAAACCAGCTTTTGGCGGAAACATAATGGCTACAATTGTCACACCCGAGCATCGTCCACAGATGTCAACTGTCCGACCTGGTGTGATGCGTTCAGCCATCTTAGCGGGAAGAAGGGGAGAGGTAGTAAATGTAGAAGCTAAAAGGCATACAACAGATGATTTCGTAAGAATTATTCATACTATACGGAAAAAAAAGGGCAAGGTTGATCTCGAAAAGGCTAAGATAATTGTATCAGGGGGTCGCGGACTGGAAGCACCCTCTAATTTTTCAATGCTGAATGAATTAGCGAATATCCTTTCAGGTGAGGTCGGGGCATCAAGGGGAGCCATAGAAGAGGGTTGGGTGCCAGAATCTTATCAGATTGGTCAGACTGGGAAGACCGTTCGCCCAAAATTGTATATTGCATGTGGAATCTCAGGTGCTATCCAGCATCTTGCTGGTATGGAAAACTCTGATTTTATAATTGCAATCAACAAAGACCCCAATGCTCCAATTTTCAAGACTGCAGATCTCGCCCTTGTGGGGGACATCAAACGCATAATTCCAGAGCTTATTTCACGGCTTAGTTGA